One region of Microbacterium rhizosphaerae genomic DNA includes:
- a CDS encoding Na+/H+ antiporter subunit D, translated as MSALVPLLVTLPLLGAAIALIAGRHRRTQIVVSIATLTCVLVISAVLLAAVGVRGEPIAVSVGGWPIPFGIVLYVDGLAALLVLVSSIVLLAVLLYSVGQGAADGDDDTPVSIFHPTYLVLAAGIFNAFIAGDLFNLFVGFEILLVASYVLITLGGTSGRIRAGIVYIVVSLVSSVLFLASIAMVYAALGTVNMVQVSQRMSELPQQTQLVLHVMLLLAFSIKAAVFPLSFWLPDSYPTAPAPVTAVFAGLLTKVGVYAIIRTETELFRDNDVNTLLLIVALLTMIVGVLGAVAQAEMKRILSFTLVSHIGYMVFGIAIATPAALGATTYYIVHHIVVQTTLFLAVGLIERRAGSTSILKVKGLMRAAPVIAVLYFIPAVNLGGLPPFSGFIGKFALFDAAAQVGTPLMMVLIVGGIVTSLLTLYALMRAWNLSFWRESDEDLAEPETEARVAYLGDAPEALVQTERRAIPRIMTGATVGMVAATVALTVFAGPLYDVCNRIGAEILQPVGLVQLGQEAAK; from the coding sequence ATGAGCGCGCTCGTGCCCCTGCTCGTGACGCTGCCCCTCCTCGGGGCGGCGATCGCCCTGATCGCCGGCCGCCATCGGCGCACGCAGATCGTCGTGTCGATCGCGACCCTCACGTGCGTGCTCGTGATCTCCGCGGTGCTCCTCGCGGCGGTCGGCGTGCGGGGCGAGCCCATCGCGGTCTCCGTGGGCGGCTGGCCGATCCCGTTCGGCATCGTGCTCTACGTCGACGGGCTCGCGGCCCTGCTCGTGCTGGTGTCCAGCATCGTGCTGCTCGCGGTGCTGCTGTACTCCGTCGGCCAGGGGGCGGCGGACGGGGATGACGACACCCCGGTGTCCATCTTCCACCCGACGTACCTGGTGCTCGCGGCGGGCATCTTCAACGCCTTCATCGCCGGGGACCTGTTCAACCTCTTCGTCGGGTTCGAGATCCTGCTCGTCGCGTCGTACGTGCTCATCACCCTCGGCGGGACGTCGGGCCGCATCCGCGCGGGCATCGTCTACATCGTCGTCTCGCTCGTGTCGTCTGTGCTGTTCCTCGCGTCGATCGCGATGGTCTACGCGGCCCTCGGCACTGTGAACATGGTGCAGGTCTCGCAGCGCATGAGCGAGCTGCCGCAGCAGACGCAGCTCGTTCTGCACGTCATGCTGCTCCTGGCCTTCAGCATCAAGGCCGCGGTCTTCCCGTTGTCGTTCTGGCTGCCGGACTCGTACCCGACGGCGCCGGCGCCGGTGACCGCGGTGTTCGCCGGGTTGCTGACCAAGGTCGGCGTGTACGCGATCATCCGCACCGAGACCGAGCTGTTCCGCGACAACGACGTCAACACGCTGCTGCTGATCGTCGCTCTGCTGACGATGATCGTCGGGGTGCTCGGGGCCGTGGCGCAGGCCGAGATGAAGCGCATCCTGTCGTTCACGCTCGTGAGCCACATCGGCTACATGGTCTTCGGCATCGCGATCGCCACCCCGGCGGCGCTCGGTGCGACGACGTACTACATCGTCCACCACATCGTCGTGCAGACGACGCTGTTCCTCGCGGTGGGCCTCATCGAGCGCAGAGCCGGGTCGACGTCCATCCTCAAGGTCAAGGGCCTCATGCGGGCTGCCCCCGTCATCGCCGTGCTGTACTTCATCCCCGCGGTGAACCTGGGCGGCCTGCCGCCCTTCTCCGGGTTCATCGGCAAGTTCGCGCTGTTCGACGCGGCCGCCCAGGTCGGCACCCCGCTCATGATGGTGCTCATCGTCGGGGGCATCGTGACGTCGCTGCTCACGCTGTACGCCCTGATGCGTGCGTGGAACCTGTCCTTCTGGCGCGAGAGCGACGAGGACCTCGCCGAGCCGGAGACCGAGGCGCGCGTCGCGTACCTCGGCGACGCGCCGGAGGCCCTCGTGCAGACCGAGCGCCGCGCCATCCCGCGCATCATGACGGGTGCGACCGTCGGCATGGTCGCCGCCACCGTCGCCCTCACGGTCTTCGCGGGACCGCTGTACGACGTCTGCAACCGCATCGGCGCCGAGATCCTCCAGCCCGTCGGTCTCGTCCAGCTCGGGCAGGAGGCGGCGAAGTGA
- a CDS encoding phospholipase, with protein MRVPTRIHKFAIPAIAVIAAVAIPLGVATSAAAADELIASGSLSVERSVDHSAAFFAVTARATSERAAGKVDTSSLDRQTAMLDDSEGLPAATVDALTDLVRTNTARISQELADTQAREAAAAQAAAQAAAAAAALAQANTPDGARAVARSMAASRYGWGDGQFSCLQSLWQKESGWNYKAYNKGGGATGIPQALPGSKMAAAGADWQTNAATQIAWGLSYIKGSYGSPCAAWAHSRAVNWY; from the coding sequence ATGCGCGTCCCCACACGCATCCACAAGTTCGCCATCCCCGCCATCGCCGTCATCGCGGCGGTCGCCATCCCCCTCGGCGTCGCCACGAGCGCCGCCGCCGCCGACGAGCTCATCGCCTCCGGATCCCTGTCCGTCGAGCGCAGCGTCGACCACTCGGCCGCCTTCTTCGCCGTGACCGCGCGCGCCACCTCCGAGCGCGCCGCCGGCAAGGTCGACACCAGCTCCCTCGACCGTCAGACGGCCATGCTCGACGATTCCGAAGGGCTCCCGGCCGCGACCGTCGACGCCCTGACCGACCTCGTCCGCACCAACACCGCCCGCATCTCGCAGGAGCTCGCCGACACCCAGGCGCGCGAAGCGGCCGCTGCGCAGGCGGCGGCCCAGGCGGCCGCGGCCGCCGCCGCTCTCGCTCAGGCGAACACGCCCGACGGCGCTCGCGCCGTCGCCCGCTCCATGGCGGCCAGCCGCTACGGCTGGGGCGACGGACAGTTCTCCTGCCTCCAGTCGCTCTGGCAGAAGGAGTCGGGCTGGAACTACAAGGCCTACAACAAGGGCGGCGGGGCGACCGGCATCCCGCAGGCCCTTCCCGGCTCGAAGATGGCCGCGGCCGGCGCCGACTGGCAGACCAACGCCGCCACGCAGATCGCCTGGGGCCTGTCGTATATCAAGGGGTCGTACGGCTCGCCGTGTGCGGCCTGGGCCCACTCGCGGGCCGTCAACTGGTACTGA
- a CDS encoding YhgE/Pip family protein yields MKVPAMIAAELRRLTSTRMSVIALIALMLVPVLYGGLYLWANQDPYARLSDVPVGLVVADEGVGDTNYGDQVAKELVHGGAFDWQMMSAKAATAALQDGSVDFTVTLPKDFSAALTSVSGDTPHQARILLETNDANNYLASTIGTQAVEKIRRSVAQLVGQEAATRLLTAISDIRANLVTAVDGASALADGAASAHDGAQQLSNGASQLASGTATLAQGAHQVADGAAQVAAGNRTLAGYADRAGAASQDIANALPHARTDIIAELQKQGLDQAQIDAVVAKLDVLGDKVRAGNTTVQGAVGKVDQLSAGANQVASGAAQVASGADAAASGSAQLASGASALTYGLGTLTTGADRLRDGLKDGVAKIPDSSAALRAAQAKTIADPVDVSSGKLASASNYGSGLAPFFAALAGWIGIYALFLIVKPISRRAVTALHRPVKITLAGWLTPAVLGGIQMIALFGVLAVALGFGFAHPLGTLGVMVVASFVYASIILALNVWLGSVGQFLGLVLMVMQLVTAGGTFPWQTLPGPLASLHHVLPMGYVVDAMRQLMYGGDLARAGGDLLVLAAWLVGALVLSMIGVRRMIRGRTLRDLQPSLIG; encoded by the coding sequence ATGAAGGTCCCCGCGATGATCGCAGCGGAGCTGCGCCGTCTGACGTCGACCCGCATGTCGGTGATCGCGCTGATCGCGCTGATGCTGGTGCCCGTCCTCTACGGCGGGCTCTACTTGTGGGCCAACCAGGACCCGTACGCGCGCCTGTCCGACGTGCCCGTCGGGCTCGTCGTCGCGGACGAGGGCGTCGGCGACACGAACTACGGCGACCAGGTCGCGAAGGAGCTCGTCCACGGCGGGGCGTTCGACTGGCAGATGATGTCGGCGAAGGCTGCCACGGCGGCCCTGCAGGACGGCTCGGTCGACTTCACGGTCACGCTGCCGAAGGACTTCTCGGCCGCTCTCACCTCGGTCTCGGGCGACACCCCGCATCAGGCGAGAATTCTGCTGGAGACGAACGACGCCAACAACTACCTCGCCTCGACGATCGGCACGCAGGCCGTCGAGAAGATCCGGCGTTCGGTCGCTCAGCTCGTCGGACAGGAGGCCGCCACGCGGCTGCTGACCGCGATCTCGGACATCCGCGCGAACCTCGTCACCGCAGTCGACGGCGCATCCGCCCTCGCCGACGGCGCCGCGAGCGCGCACGACGGTGCCCAGCAGCTCTCGAACGGCGCTTCGCAATTGGCGAGCGGTACCGCGACCCTCGCGCAAGGTGCCCATCAGGTCGCGGACGGCGCAGCCCAGGTCGCAGCGGGCAACCGCACGCTCGCCGGCTACGCCGACCGCGCCGGCGCCGCCTCGCAGGACATCGCGAACGCGCTGCCCCATGCCCGCACCGACATCATCGCCGAGCTGCAGAAGCAGGGGCTCGACCAGGCGCAGATCGATGCGGTGGTCGCGAAGCTCGATGTGCTCGGCGACAAGGTGCGCGCGGGCAACACGACCGTGCAGGGCGCGGTCGGCAAGGTCGACCAGTTGTCGGCCGGCGCGAACCAGGTCGCGTCCGGCGCCGCACAGGTGGCGTCGGGGGCGGATGCCGCGGCATCCGGGTCCGCCCAGCTCGCGAGTGGCGCCTCCGCACTGACGTACGGGCTCGGCACCCTCACAACGGGCGCCGACCGGCTGCGCGACGGCCTGAAGGACGGCGTCGCGAAGATCCCCGACTCGTCGGCGGCGTTGCGCGCCGCGCAGGCGAAGACGATCGCCGATCCGGTCGACGTCTCGTCGGGCAAGCTCGCATCCGCCTCGAACTACGGCTCCGGACTGGCGCCCTTCTTCGCGGCCCTGGCGGGATGGATCGGCATCTACGCGCTGTTCCTCATCGTCAAGCCGATCTCGCGCCGCGCTGTGACGGCGCTCCACCGTCCCGTCAAGATCACCCTCGCCGGCTGGCTGACCCCGGCGGTGCTCGGCGGCATCCAGATGATCGCCCTCTTCGGCGTGCTGGCCGTGGCGCTCGGCTTCGGGTTCGCGCATCCGCTCGGCACGCTCGGCGTGATGGTCGTGGCCTCCTTCGTCTACGCGTCGATCATCCTGGCGCTGAACGTGTGGCTCGGTTCCGTCGGCCAGTTCCTCGGGCTCGTCCTCATGGTGATGCAGCTCGTGACGGCGGGCGGCACCTTCCCGTGGCAGACTCTGCCCGGGCCGCTCGCGAGCCTGCACCACGTGCTTCCGATGGGATACGTGGTGGATGCGATGCGCCAGCTGATGTACGGCGGAGACCTCGCGCGCGCCGGCGGCGACCTGCTCGTGCTCGCGGCGTGGCTCGTCGGAGCGCTCGTGCTGTCGATGATCGGCGTGCGGCGGATGATCCGCGGGCGCACACTGCGCGACCTCCAGCCGAGCCTCATCGGCTGA
- a CDS encoding Na(+)/H(+) antiporter subunit C, with the protein MSVSGILIVIMAVLFACGVYAMLERSLTRVLIGFLLLGNAVNLLLLIVMGYPGQAPFHGAEGRVSDPLPQALMLTAIVITFAVSAFLLALIYRSWQLGRADIVPDDEADIEVRQRGEAVEDALDDEVELEEADEDETTDFIGTPTTPLRVLHHRDIADIRDDAPTDERDGGGPR; encoded by the coding sequence GTGAGCGTCTCGGGCATCCTCATCGTCATCATGGCCGTGCTCTTCGCGTGCGGCGTCTACGCCATGCTCGAGCGCAGCCTCACCCGGGTTCTGATCGGCTTCCTGCTGCTGGGCAATGCCGTGAATCTGCTGCTCCTCATCGTCATGGGATACCCCGGCCAGGCGCCGTTCCACGGTGCGGAGGGCAGGGTGTCCGACCCGCTGCCGCAGGCGCTCATGCTCACCGCGATCGTGATCACGTTCGCCGTCTCGGCCTTCCTGCTCGCCCTGATCTACCGCTCGTGGCAGCTCGGCCGCGCCGACATCGTGCCGGACGACGAAGCCGATATCGAGGTGCGCCAGCGCGGAGAGGCGGTCGAGGACGCGCTCGACGACGAGGTCGAGCTCGAGGAGGCCGACGAGGACGAGACGACCGACTTCATCGGGACCCCGACGACACCGCTGCGCGTGCTGCACCACCGCGACATCGCCGACATCCGCGACGACGCGCCGACGGACGAGAGGGACGGGGGCGGCCCGCGATGA
- the mnhG gene encoding monovalent cation/H(+) antiporter subunit G has product MNAILDAVSLALVLAGALLCLSAAVGLLRFRDVPTRLHAATKPQVLGFLLICVAIALSLRSWPVVAFLVAVVLIQLATAPLAAHMIGRQAYRNGTIDEPSLYVDELAQSRETPPAAGG; this is encoded by the coding sequence ATGAACGCGATCCTGGATGCGGTGTCCCTGGCCCTCGTGCTCGCCGGTGCTCTGCTGTGCCTCTCCGCCGCGGTGGGCCTCCTGCGCTTCCGCGATGTGCCGACGCGCCTGCACGCGGCGACCAAGCCGCAGGTGCTCGGCTTCCTGCTCATCTGCGTGGCGATCGCGCTGTCGCTGCGGTCGTGGCCGGTGGTCGCGTTCCTCGTCGCTGTGGTGCTGATCCAGCTCGCGACGGCACCCCTCGCGGCCCACATGATCGGCCGGCAAGCGTACCGCAACGGCACGATCGACGAGCCGTCGCTCTACGTCGACGAGCTCGCCCAGTCGCGGGAGACGCCGCCGGCCGCGGGCGGCTGA
- a CDS encoding penicillin acylase family protein — MTKTDTASIAAVHAETTPKRRVGRTIGITLFGIVAGVVAIALVAAGVGLWVVQRSFPQLDGTIASAGLHSKVSVLRDDRGIPTITADDSHDLFFAQGYVHAQDRFWEMDFRRHVTSGRLSELFGISQLPTDEFLRTLGWHRIAQQEVDRMDAATRAYYQAYADGVNAYLSDHEGSAASLEYAVLGLQNPGYTIEKWTPADSVAWLKAMAWDLRDNIEAETERATLAANYDTAKIHELYPDYPYDKNPVIVPTISTKAPAPAAAAVSTAASIQWKSVNSVVEAAGALLGGAGEGIGSNSWVVSGALTASGKPLLSNDPHLGAAMPSVWYQVNLTCATITADCPFDVGGFSFSGLPGVIIGHNAKIAWGFTNLTTDVTDLYIEKVQGDKYWRDGQLVPLQVRTETIKVAGGHDVKLTIRSTVHGPIVSFSGDFRGIAAAPHTGSSTGEVTTPQGAPEGVTAVSLQWTALQPGTTAQAIFALNAAQDFAGFRHAASLFDVPAQNLIYADTAGDIGYQTPGRLPIRGAGDGWMPQPGWDSAYDWKGYIPFDKLPVSYNPPEGYIVTANNPIVGPDYPYFLTKDWDYGWRAAQITELIDRLSSQRKLTAADMNGIQADTSFWMGMRLIAAYSDITVDDKGAASALSLLKTWDARDDADSSAAAYANVLWDELVKDLFTARAHPVSLDGQGRLFLVVDKLLGEPTSSWWTNDRIGVSGEREMLQKAAVDAYHRLAKLQGDTPSKWSWGDLHALTLTNATFGTSGIAPIEWLFNRGPFPVSGGSSVVDATGWVLGKGFQTVTVPSMRMIVDLSGFDESQWNNLTGESGHAFHENYFDQTDDWKHVRLSPWAFSPKAVRAAATHSLTLTPKG; from the coding sequence ATGACGAAGACCGACACGGCGTCCATCGCTGCCGTCCATGCCGAGACCACGCCGAAGCGCCGCGTCGGCCGCACCATCGGGATCACTCTCTTCGGCATCGTCGCCGGCGTCGTGGCGATCGCGCTGGTCGCCGCGGGCGTCGGGCTCTGGGTCGTGCAGCGGTCGTTCCCCCAGCTCGACGGAACGATCGCGTCTGCGGGCCTCCATTCGAAAGTGAGCGTGCTGCGCGACGACCGCGGCATCCCGACCATCACCGCCGACGATTCGCACGACCTGTTCTTCGCGCAGGGCTACGTGCACGCGCAGGATCGCTTCTGGGAGATGGACTTCCGCCGTCACGTCACGAGCGGCCGGCTCTCGGAGCTCTTCGGCATATCCCAGCTGCCGACCGACGAGTTCCTCCGCACGCTCGGCTGGCATCGCATCGCCCAGCAGGAGGTGGACAGGATGGATGCCGCCACCCGCGCCTACTACCAGGCCTACGCCGACGGGGTGAACGCGTACCTGTCCGATCATGAGGGGTCCGCGGCATCCCTCGAATACGCGGTGCTGGGCCTGCAGAACCCCGGCTACACCATCGAGAAGTGGACGCCCGCAGACTCGGTCGCGTGGCTGAAGGCGATGGCCTGGGACCTCCGCGACAACATCGAGGCCGAGACCGAGCGCGCCACCTTGGCCGCGAACTACGACACGGCCAAGATCCACGAGCTGTACCCGGACTACCCGTACGACAAGAACCCGGTGATCGTGCCGACGATCAGCACCAAGGCGCCCGCACCGGCGGCGGCCGCCGTGTCGACCGCCGCATCCATCCAGTGGAAGAGCGTGAACAGCGTCGTCGAGGCGGCGGGCGCGCTGCTGGGGGGTGCAGGCGAGGGCATCGGCTCGAACTCGTGGGTCGTGTCCGGGGCGCTCACCGCGTCGGGCAAGCCGCTGCTCTCGAACGACCCGCACCTGGGCGCGGCGATGCCGAGCGTGTGGTACCAGGTGAACCTGACCTGTGCGACCATCACGGCGGACTGCCCGTTCGATGTCGGCGGCTTCAGCTTCTCGGGGCTTCCCGGCGTCATCATCGGCCACAACGCCAAGATCGCGTGGGGCTTCACGAACCTCACGACCGATGTCACCGACCTCTACATCGAGAAGGTGCAGGGCGACAAGTACTGGCGAGACGGCCAGCTGGTCCCCCTGCAGGTGCGGACCGAGACGATCAAGGTCGCCGGCGGCCACGACGTCAAGCTCACGATCCGCTCCACCGTGCACGGCCCGATCGTGTCGTTCAGCGGCGACTTCCGGGGCATCGCGGCCGCCCCGCACACCGGCTCCAGCACCGGCGAGGTCACGACACCGCAGGGCGCTCCCGAGGGCGTCACCGCGGTGAGCCTGCAGTGGACCGCACTGCAGCCCGGCACGACGGCCCAGGCGATCTTCGCCCTGAACGCAGCGCAGGACTTCGCCGGCTTCCGGCACGCGGCATCCCTCTTCGACGTTCCCGCGCAGAACCTCATCTACGCCGACACCGCGGGCGACATCGGCTACCAGACGCCCGGCCGCCTGCCCATCCGCGGGGCGGGAGACGGATGGATGCCGCAGCCCGGGTGGGACTCGGCCTACGACTGGAAGGGGTACATCCCCTTCGACAAGCTGCCGGTGTCGTACAACCCACCCGAGGGCTACATCGTCACAGCCAACAACCCGATCGTCGGCCCGGACTACCCGTACTTCCTCACGAAGGACTGGGACTACGGCTGGCGCGCGGCGCAGATCACCGAGCTGATCGACCGGCTGTCGTCGCAGCGCAAGCTCACCGCGGCCGACATGAACGGCATCCAGGCCGACACGTCGTTCTGGATGGGCATGCGGCTCATCGCCGCCTACTCCGACATCACCGTCGACGACAAGGGCGCCGCATCCGCCCTCTCCCTCCTGAAGACATGGGACGCCCGCGACGATGCGGACTCATCCGCGGCCGCCTACGCCAACGTGCTGTGGGACGAGCTCGTGAAAGACCTGTTCACCGCGCGCGCACATCCCGTCTCCCTCGACGGGCAGGGCCGCCTGTTCCTCGTCGTCGACAAGCTGCTCGGCGAGCCGACCTCGTCGTGGTGGACCAACGACCGCATCGGCGTCTCGGGCGAGCGCGAGATGCTGCAGAAGGCCGCGGTGGACGCCTACCACCGCCTCGCGAAGCTGCAGGGCGACACCCCCTCGAAGTGGAGCTGGGGCGACCTGCACGCGCTGACCCTCACGAACGCCACTTTCGGGACCTCCGGCATCGCGCCGATCGAGTGGCTGTTCAACCGCGGTCCGTTCCCGGTGAGCGGAGGATCGTCGGTCGTGGATGCGACGGGCTGGGTGCTCGGCAAGGGATTTCAGACCGTGACCGTGCCGTCGATGCGGATGATCGTCGACCTGTCGGGCTTCGACGAATCCCAGTGGAACAACCTCACGGGCGAGAGCGGACACGCGTTCCACGAGAACTACTTCGACCAGACGGACGACTGGAAGCACGTCCGTCTGTCGCCGTGGGCGTTCTCCCCGAAGGCCGTCCGGGCTGCCGCGACGCACTCCCTCACGCTGACCCCGAAGGGCTGA
- a CDS encoding Na+/H+ antiporter subunit E encodes MSPGVSVARRAWRQLPFFVWLVALWMLLWGQFTVLAFVTGVVVAVFVTRVFRLPAVELSGRLNLWFGLVFVVTFVGALVRGSLTVAWQVMNPWRYPGTAVIAVQLRTDDDLIMTHVGVTASLIPGSLIIEADRDRRILYLHVVGVSSDLDVERQRESVLRWERRIVMALGSRAQVEAVRSA; translated from the coding sequence GTGAGCCCCGGGGTGTCGGTCGCCCGGCGCGCGTGGCGCCAGCTGCCGTTCTTCGTCTGGCTCGTCGCCCTGTGGATGCTGCTGTGGGGGCAGTTCACCGTGCTCGCCTTCGTCACGGGCGTCGTCGTCGCGGTGTTCGTCACCCGCGTCTTCCGTCTCCCCGCGGTCGAGCTCTCGGGCCGGCTCAACCTCTGGTTCGGCCTCGTGTTCGTCGTGACCTTCGTCGGCGCCCTCGTGCGCGGATCGCTCACCGTCGCCTGGCAGGTCATGAATCCCTGGCGCTATCCCGGCACCGCGGTGATCGCGGTACAGCTGCGCACCGACGACGACCTCATCATGACCCACGTCGGGGTGACCGCATCCCTCATTCCCGGATCGCTCATCATCGAGGCCGACCGGGACCGGCGGATCCTGTACCTGCACGTCGTCGGCGTCTCGTCCGACCTGGATGTCGAGCGTCAGCGCGAGAGCGTGCTGCGCTGGGAGCGCCGGATCGTCATGGCGCTGGGGTCGAGGGCGCAGGTCGAGGCGGTGAGGTCGGCATGA
- a CDS encoding monovalent cation/H+ antiporter complex subunit F, which produces MNPVLMVIYVVFAVAALLTLWRIVVGPSILDRAVASDVLLTEVMCVLGADMAINHHVTTLPVLLIIAAVGVFGSIAIARYVARRDKGEG; this is translated from the coding sequence ATGAACCCGGTGCTCATGGTGATCTACGTCGTCTTCGCCGTCGCCGCGCTGCTCACCCTGTGGCGGATCGTCGTCGGGCCGTCGATCCTCGACCGGGCCGTCGCATCCGACGTGCTGCTCACCGAGGTGATGTGCGTGCTCGGCGCCGACATGGCGATCAACCACCACGTCACCACGCTGCCCGTGCTGCTGATCATCGCGGCCGTCGGCGTGTTCGGCTCCATCGCGATCGCGCGGTACGTCGCGCGCAGGGACAAGGGGGAGGGATGA